In Aegilops tauschii subsp. strangulata cultivar AL8/78 chromosome 3, Aet v6.0, whole genome shotgun sequence, one genomic interval encodes:
- the LOC109758899 gene encoding protein LURP-one-related 11-like has protein sequence MAKIQPLPAAPSPPSSGDHRQGQQAYTVWMKSLVFNGNGCAVYGPDGAVAFRVDNYGCRGGREVFFMDRQGNALIRIRRKGFGMFRRWEVCRCEDEDATPWFTVRRAGKGGAAVAMHGGAGTCYKIDGCSASKTEYKVRGVDGAAVAEVARKQTAAGVVLGEDVLTLTVAPEMDHLLVLGLVVVRGLINRSL, from the coding sequence ATGGCCAAGATCCAGCCCCTCCCCGCGGccccatcgccgccgtcctccggtGATCACCGCCAGGGCCAGCAGGCGTACACGGTGTGGATGAAGTCGCTGGTGTTCAACGGCAACGGCTGCGCGGTGTACGGCCCCGACGGCGCCGTCGCCTTCCGCGTCGACAACTACGGCTGCAGGGGCGGCCGCGAGGTCTTCTTCATGGACCGTCAGGGGAACGCCCTCATCAGGATCAGGCGCAAGGGCTTCGGCATGTTCAGGAGGTGGGAGGTCTGCCGGTGCGAGGACGAGGATGCGACGCCGTGGTTCACCGTGCGCCGAGCTGGCAAGGGCGGGGCCGCCGTTGCGATGCACGGCGGCGCGGGGACATGCTACAAGATCGACGGGTGCTCTGCCAGCAAGACGGAGTACAAAGTCCGCGGCGTGGACGGCGCGGCCGTGGCGGAGGTGGCGCGGAAGCAGACGGCGGCCGGGGTGGTGCTGGGAGAGGACGTGCTGACGCTGACGGTGGCGCCGGAAATGGATCACCTGCTCGTCCTGGGTTTGGTCGTCGTGCGTGGCCTCATCAACCGCTCCTTGTGA
- the LOC109758897 gene encoding protein LURP-one-related 11-like encodes MAKIQPLPAPPSPSSSDDHLQGQRARQAYTVWMKSLVFNGNGCAVYGPDGSVAFRVDNYGCRGGREVLLMDRAGNALIKIRRKGFGMFRRWEVCRYEEGEEATAWFSVRRAKKGGAAVAMHGGAATCYRIDGGCARKPEYRVSGVDGSVVAEVARKQTAAGVVLGEDVLTLTVAPEMDQLLANRSLCVVTLFF; translated from the coding sequence ATGGCCAAGATCCAGCCCCTCCCTGCGCCcccctcgccgtcgtcctccgatGATCACCTCCAGGGCCAGCGGGCCAGGCAGGCATACACGGTGTGGATGAAGTCGCTGGTGTTCAACGGCAACGGCTGCGCGGTCTACGGCCCCGACGGCAGCGTCGCCTTCCGCGTCGACAACTACGGCTGCAGGGGCGGCCGCGAGGTCCTCCTCATGGACCGCGCCGGCAACGCCCTCATCAAGATCAGGCGCAAGGGCTTCGGCATGTTCAGGAGATGGGAGGTCTGCCGGTatgaggagggggaggaggcgacGGCGTGGTTCAGCGTTCGGCGGGCCAAGAAGGGCGGGGCCGCCGTGGCGATGCACGGCGGCGCAGCGACCTGCTACAGGATCGACGGGGGCTGTGCGCGCAAGCCTGAGTACAGAGTGAGCGGTGTAGATGGCTCGGTCGTGGCGGAGGTGGCGCGGAAGCAGACGGCGGCGGGGGTGGTGCTGGGGGAGGACGTGCTGACGCTGACGGTGGCGCCGGAAATGGATCAGCTGCTCGCCAACCGCTCCTTGTGCGTTGTGACCCTCTTCTTCTAG